A stretch of the Desulfobacter sp. genome encodes the following:
- a CDS encoding glyceraldehyde-3-phosphate dehydrogenase: MNTNAAKILGINGLGRIGKLSLWHHAGRQFFDQIVINVGRDVGSSMDDIVHYIERDSTYGRLEAFLHGSQAAPVITDVDAAASTLKVNGVGVKILNRHRNPKDIEWASHNVDIVVDTTGQFLDPNLPADDPKGSIRGHLEAGARKVVASAPFKFKQGAVMPDDVVTTVMGINDKDYDPMRHVLISNASCTTTCLSHMVKPLLDAFGVERVLSASMATIHAATGSQQVLDRLPKTGAKDLRKNRSILNNIILTTTGAAKALQLVIPEMGTIGFIAESVRIPTSTGSLIILVLNFQEELNKKPIRRDMINEIYKETAAQNDNGYLVFTDKQNVSSDIIGTPRAAAVIEGHETHTRTGAISINLEHVRGIDKAALESIKDHVGSIQVTQSVIYGWYDNEMASYVNMMGDRTVSIAESME, encoded by the coding sequence ATGAATACCAATGCAGCAAAGATTCTGGGTATAAACGGATTGGGACGGATCGGGAAACTATCTTTGTGGCACCATGCAGGCAGACAATTTTTTGATCAGATCGTCATTAATGTGGGAAGGGATGTGGGATCTTCAATGGATGATATTGTCCATTATATTGAGCGGGATTCCACCTACGGCAGACTCGAAGCCTTTCTCCACGGTTCCCAGGCTGCGCCTGTGATCACAGATGTGGATGCTGCTGCCTCGACCCTGAAGGTGAACGGGGTGGGGGTGAAAATTTTGAACCGGCACAGGAACCCCAAGGATATTGAATGGGCCAGCCATAATGTGGATATTGTGGTGGATACCACGGGCCAGTTTCTGGATCCCAACCTGCCGGCAGACGATCCCAAAGGATCCATCCGGGGCCATCTTGAGGCCGGTGCCCGCAAGGTTGTTGCCTCGGCACCCTTTAAGTTCAAACAAGGCGCGGTCATGCCCGATGATGTTGTGACCACGGTCATGGGCATCAATGACAAGGATTATGACCCCATGCGCCATGTCCTGATCTCCAATGCCTCGTGTACCACCACCTGTCTTTCCCACATGGTTAAACCCTTGCTGGATGCCTTTGGAGTGGAACGGGTATTGTCGGCCTCTATGGCCACCATCCATGCCGCCACAGGATCCCAGCAGGTCCTGGACCGCCTGCCCAAAACAGGGGCCAAGGATTTGAGGAAAAACAGGTCCATATTGAATAATATTATCCTGACCACCACAGGGGCGGCCAAGGCCCTTCAGCTGGTGATCCCGGAAATGGGCACCATCGGCTTTATTGCCGAGTCCGTGAGGATCCCGACGTCCACGGGCTCTTTGATCATCCTGGTTTTGAATTTCCAGGAAGAACTCAACAAAAAGCCCATCCGCAGGGACATGATCAATGAGATCTATAAAGAGACGGCCGCCCAGAACGACAACGGGTATCTGGTCTTTACAGATAAGCAGAACGTCTCTTCTGATATTATCGGCACCCCAAGGGCGGCAGCAGTGATCGAGGGGCATGAAACCCATACAAGGACCGGAGCCATTTCCATCAACCTGGAGCATGTCAGGGGCATTGACAAGGCTGCCCTGGAAAGCATCAAGGACCATGTGGGCTCTATCCAGGTCACCCAGTCCGTGATCTACGGATGGTATGACAATGAAATGGCCTCCTATGTGAACATGATGGGCGACCGGACGGTATCTATTGCTGAGTCCATGGAATAA